The Panicum virgatum strain AP13 chromosome 5K, P.virgatum_v5, whole genome shotgun sequence genome has a window encoding:
- the LOC120705658 gene encoding protein BZR1 homolog 2-like, whose translation MASGGGGGGGALGVAGAGRMPTWRERENNKRRERRRRAIAAKIFSGLRAHGGYKLPKHCDNNEVLKALCNEAGWVVEPDGTTYRKGSKPQERMDAIGCSVSPSPCSSYQLSPRASYNASPTSSSFPSGASSPFLPPNEMANGIDGNPILPWLKTFSNGTPSKKHPLLPPLLIHGGSISAPVTPPLSSPSARTPRMKTDWDESAIQPPWHGANSPSIVNSTPPSPGRSMAPDPAWLAGIQISSTSPNSPTFSLVSTNPFSVFKESIPVVNSSRMCTPGQSGTCSPAIPGMPRPSDVHMMDAISDEFAFGSSTNGAQQAPGLVRAWEGERIHDDSGSDDLELTLKL comes from the exons ATGGCGAgtggcgggggaggcggaggaggggcgcttggggtggcgggggcggggcggaTGCCCACGTGGAGGGAGCGGGAGAACAACAAGcgccgggagcggcggcggcgcgcgatcGCCGCCAAGATCTTCTCGGGCCTCCGCGCGCACGGCGGCTACAAGCTGCCCAAGCACTGCGACAACAACGAGGTGCTCAAGGCGCTCTGCAACGAGGCGGGATGGGTCGTCGAGCCCGACGGCACCACCTACCGCAAG GGAAGCAAGCCTCAAGAACGCATGGATGCAATTGGGTGTTCCGTATCACCAAGCCCATGCTCGTCCTACCAACTAAGTCCACGGGCATCATACAATGCGAGCCCTACTTCCTCTTCATTCCCCAGTGGTGCATCTtcacccttcctccctcctAATGAAATGGCTAATGGTATCGATGGCAACCCTATCCTACCTTGGCTCAAGACATTCTCCAACGGTACTCCATCAAAGAAACACCCGCTTCTACCACCTCTATTGATCCATGGTGGCTCCATCAGTGCTCCTGTTACTCCTCCGCTAAGCTCACCATCTGCCCGAACACCTCGGATGAAGACAGATTGGGATGAATCAGCCATCCAGCCTCCATGGCACGGTGCAAACAGCCCCTCTATAGTCAATTCCACCCCGCCCAGCCCCGGGAGATCTATGGCGCCTGACCCGGCATGGCTTGCCGGCATCCAAATCTCATCGACCAGTCCGAATTCCCCTACATTTAGCCTCGTGTCCACTAATCCGTTCAGCGTCTTTAAAGAATCTATCCCAGTtgtcaactcatcaaggatgtGCACCCCGGGGCAAAGCGGCACATGCTCCCCTGCGATCCCAGGCATGCCACGACCCTCGGATGTTCACATGATGGATGCCATCTCGGATGAGTTTGCTTTTGGAAGCAGCACGAACGGCGCGCAGCAGGCCCCTGGACTGGTGAGGGCGTGGGAAGGCGAGCGGATCCATGACGACTCTGGATCGGACGACCTGGAGCTTACCCTGAAGCTCTAG
- the LOC120705659 gene encoding aquaporin NIP1-2-like produces the protein MAGREDGGGGAGAMEEGRDAGRQPRYESSEDGGGGSDRCSGGNDMMSVQFMQKIIAEILGTYFMIFAGCGSVVVNLSTAGTVTFPGICAVWGLVVMVLVYSVGHISGAHFNPAVTVAFATCGRFPWKQVPSYAVAQVLGSTLASLTLRVVFGGATAREHFFGTAPSGSDAQAVALEFLISFYLMFVVSGVATDNRAIGELAGLAVGATVLLNVLFAGPITGASMNPARTLGPAIVAGRYRSIWVYVVGPVCGTVAGAWAYNLVRFTDKPLREITKSGSFLRSARING, from the exons ATGGCCGGGAGAgaggacggcggaggcggcgccggcgccatggaAGAAGGGCGCGACGCGGGGCGGCAGCCAAGGTACGAGAGCTCGGAGGATGGAGGCGGTGGCAGCGACAGATGCAGCGGCGGCAACGACATGATGTCCGTCCAGTTCATGCAGAAG ATTATCGCGGAGATCCTGGGGACCTACTTCATGATCTTCGCCGGCTGTGGCTCGGTGGTGGTGAACCTGAGCACGGCGGGCACGGTGACGTTCCCGGGCATCTGCGCCGTGTGGGGGCTGGTGGTGATGGTTCTCGTCTACTCCGTCGGCCACATCTCCGGCGCGCACTTCAACCCCGCCGTCACCGTCGCCTTCGCCACGTGTGGCCGCTTCCCCTGGAAGCAG GTGCCGTCGTATGCGGTGGCCCAGGTGCTGGGATCGACGCTGGCCAGCCTGACGCTGCGCGTGGTGttcggcggcgcgacggcgagggAGCACTTCTTCGGGACGGCGCCGTCGGGGTCGGACGCGCAGGCGGTGGCGCTCGAGTTCCTCATCTCCTTCTACCTCATGTTCGTCGTCTCCGGCGTCGCCACCGACAACAGAGCG ATCGGGGAACTGGCTGGGCTCGCCGTTGGTGCCACCGTCCTGCTCAACGTGCTCTTCGCCGG GCCCATTACGGGGGCGTCGATGAACCCGGCGCGGACCTTGGGCCCAGCGATCGTGGCAGGCCGGTACAGGAGCATCTGGGTGTACGTGGTTGGGCCGGTGTGCGGGACGGTGGCGGGCGCGTGGGCCTATAACCTGGTCCGCTTCACCGACAAGCCGCTCCGCGAGATCACCAAGAGCGGCTCGTTCCTCAGGAGCGCGCGCATCAACGGTTAA
- the LOC120705660 gene encoding protein FLOWERING LOCUS T-like, translating to MSTSSSRDSLVLGRVIGDVVDHFSPTVALQVSYNGRRIMNGADFRPSAVAARPRVEVGGTDLRQCYTLIMVDPDAPNPSNPTMREYLHWLVTDIPGTTDAGYGREVVCYESPRPAAGIHRVVFVLFRQMARGSVDVAPLLRHNFCTRNFAVAHGLGAPVDAAFFTCQREGGTGGRRLVIRPPRTTTPPAPRPS from the exons AtgtcgacgtcgtcgtcaaGGGACAGCCTGGTGCTGGGGCGGGTGATCGGCGACGTGGTGGACCACTTCTCGCCGACGGTAGCGCTCCAGGTCTCCTACAACGGCCGCCGCATCATGAACGGCGCCGACTTCCGgccgtcggcggtggcggcgaggcctCGCGTCGAGGTCGGGGGCACCGATCTCAGGCAGTGCTACACGCTT ATTATGGTGGATCCTGACGCCCCCAACCCAAGCAACCCGACGATGAGGGAGTATTTGCACTG GCTGGTGACAGATATTCCTGGGACAACTGATGCTGGCTATG GTCGGGAGGTGGTCTGCTACGAGAGccctcggccggcggcggggatccACCGCGTGGTGTTCGTGCTCTTCCGGCAGATGGCGCGCGGCTCCGTGGACgtggcgccgctcctccgccacaACTTCTGCACCCGGAACTTCGCCGTGGCCCACGGCCTGGGCGCCCCCGTCGACGCCGCCTTCTTCACCTGCCAGCGAGAGGGCGGCACCGGCGGCCGTCGCCTCGTCATCCGGCCGCCGCGGACGACgacaccgccggcgccgcgccctaGCTAG